In Eleginops maclovinus isolate JMC-PN-2008 ecotype Puerto Natales chromosome 10, JC_Emac_rtc_rv5, whole genome shotgun sequence, the following proteins share a genomic window:
- the LOC134871383 gene encoding receptor-type tyrosine-protein phosphatase H-like isoform X3: MKPLSFKIIDDFFLLCVFLSLLWGVTGTTTAASDKMMTATSPRTPTITLLTTLAATKTPPPNVQKVNVTSQNETSITLMWEKVYTNISTYFLQYDTGTNPKEKLINATVEGTSVTYQVTSLESATKYSFTLITLYNGVNSSGCSFEAVTAPPNAEGFRTVTQNETSITLRWDKVDSIHNYALGFNEKEIHVTASADPVQYTIPGLTSGTKYNFQLFTVFEGVRSTGVNLTAVTAPRRAGRFRTVTQNETSITLQWDKVDSILNYALGFNGTEINVTASADPVQHTIPGLTSGTKYNFQLFTVFEGVRSTGVDLTAVTAPRSAGGFRTVTQNETSITLRWDKVDAILNYTLGFNGKEIHVTASADSEVQHTIPGLTSGTKYNFQLFTVFEGVRSTEVDLTAVTAPRRAGGFRTVTQNENSITLRWDKVDAILNYTLEFNGKEIHVTASADPEVQYTIPGLTSGTKYNFQLFTVFEGVRSTGVDLTAVTAPRSAGGFRTVTQNETSITLRWDKVDAILNYTLEFNGKEIHVTASADSVQYTIPGLTSGTKYNFQLFTVFEGVRSTGVDLTAVTAPRNTEEFKSVGQNETSITLQWNNLNKIFEYTLVLNETEILIAASEQPQLTHTISQLTSGTKYELRLFTVFENVNSTGVNYTAVTAPRNTEQFKSVGQNETSITLQWQKVDAILNYTLVFNESMINVSASEGLDKVKYAISDLASGTKYNFNLVTVFENVKSTGVNYTSHTVPSPVGNVEVSERSVTNITLMWQRMKIDWEYLLEINGEKILQNGSMDNVSLPIKSLQPGTEYQFTVITMFSGLSSIAYKGFTVTAIDCAKETWHVTNSSIQGLVKGLFSSALASNKSTNINGSTGGSKVSFSGLYPGATYEVTLAYEKNNTQFEQCKQTVTIIPPNLIARCEYVAAGYSLSIIWNKPDGVWTSVNVNVTGKSPEILENGERSLEISGFLPARKYEVSIASVSGDVRSSDPLVFTCLTDPRGVIAGSFFGIMIFAVLVCLVVFIFLKRPDIISRKKQFISGSRQPNKKTKAIPVAKFPDHFYKLGADENRGFSQEYESLLPVGTDQTQNAATLPENKPRNRFNNVQPYDWCRVKLATPNSNGNSDYINASYMPGYSSSKEYIAAQGPLPTTVNDFWRMIWEQRVRGIVMVTNCTEGGRTKCERYWPADSKPVSHGGLIVTLRTEQQEPNWTLREFRVKNTNNSEERTVKHFHFTAWPDHGVPQGAEVLIQFRGLMRRHIDSDGAGAPTVVHCSAGVGRTGTIMALDVLLQQLEKERAVGINAFVHKMRLSRPHMVQTESQYVFLHHCIMDCLKPHENTEENIYENEDMIYANATALREFRQQRT; this comes from the exons ggCGTCACTGGGACGACCACAGCAGCATCAGACAAAATGATGACAGCAACGTCGCCACGCACACCTACAATCACTCTATTGACAACCCTTGCAGCAACAAAGACTC CTCCtccaaatgttcaaaaagtgaaTGTGACGTCACAAAATGAGACCAGTATTACTCTCATGTGGGAAAAGGTTTATACCAACATCTCAACATACTTCCTTCAATATGACACCGGAACCAATCCCAAGGAGAAATTGATCAATGCAACTGTAGAAGGGACATCAGTAACATATCAGGTTACTTCTCTGGAGAGTGCGACAAAATACAGTTTCACTCTCATCACTTTGTATAATGGAGTCAACAGCTCTGGATGCAGTTTTGAAGCTGTCACTG CTCCCCCTAATGCAGAAGGTTTCAGAACAGTTACACAAAATGAGACCAGTATAACTCTGCGGTGGGATAAAGTGGATTCAATCCACAACTACGCACTTGGGTTCAATGAAAAGGAGATTCATGTCACTGCATCAGCTGATCCTGTGCAATATACAATCCCAGGACTCACAAGTGGAACTAAATACAACTTCCAGCTCTTCACTGTGTTTGAAGGTGTCAGAAGCACTGGAGTAAACCTCACTGCAGTCACAG CTCCCCGTAGAGCAGGACGTTTCAGAACAGTTACACAAAATGAGACCAGTATAACTCTGCAGTGGGATAAAGTGGATTCAATCCTCAACTACGCACTTGGGTTCAATGGAACGGAGATTAATGTCACTGCATCAGCTGATCCTGTGCAACATACAATCCCAGGACTCACAAGTGGAACTAAATACAACTTCCAGCTCTTCACTGTGTTTGAAGGTGTCAGAAGCACTGGAGTAGACCTCACTGCAGTCACAG CTCCCCGTAGTGCAGGAGGTTTCAGAACAGTTACACAAAATGAGACCAGTATAACTCTGCGGTGGGATAAAGTGGACGCAATCCTCAACTACACACTTGGGTTCAATGGAAAGGAGATTCATGTCACTGCATCAGCTGATTCTGAAGTGCAACATACAATCCCAGGACTCACAAGTGGAACTAAATACAACTTCCAGCTCTTCACTGTGTTTGAAGGTGTCAGAAGCACTGAAGTAGACCTCACTGCAGTCACAG CTCCCCGTAGAGCAGGAGGTTTCAGAACAGTTACACAAAATGAGAACAGTATAACTCTGCGGTGGGATAAAGTGGACGCAATCCTCAACTACACACTTGAGTTCAATGGAAAGGAGATTCATGTCACTGCATCAGCTGATCCTGAAGTGCAGTATACAATCCCAGGACTCACAAGTGGAACTAAATACAACTTCCAGCTCTTCACTGTCTTTGAAGGTGTCAGAAGCACTGGAGTAGACCTCACTGCAGTCACAG CTCCCCGTAGTGCAGGAGGTTTCAGAACAGTTACACAAAATGAGACCAGTATAACTCTGCGGTGGGATAAAGTGGACGCAATCCTCAACTACACACTTGAGTTCAATGGAAAGGAGATTCATGTCACTGCATCAGCTGATTCTGTGCAATATACAATCCCAGGACTCACAAGTGGAACTAAATACAACTTCCAGCTCTTCACTGTGTTTGAAGGTGTCAGAAGCACTGGAGTAGACCTCACTGCAGTCACAG CTCCTCGTAACACAGAAGAGTTCAAATCAGTTGGACAAAATGAGACCAGTATAACTCTGCAGTGGAACAACTTGAATAAGATCTTTGAGTATACGCTAGTGCTTAATGAAACAGAGATATTAATCGCTGCATCAGAGCAACCTCAATTgacacacacaatctcacaaCTCACAAGTGGGACTAAATATGAATTGCGTCTCTTCACCGTATTTGAAAATGTCAATAGCACTGGAGTCAACTACACTGCAGTCACAG CTCCCCGTAACACAGAACAGTTCAAATCAGTTGGACAAAATGAGACCAGTATAACTCTGCAGTGGCAGAAAGTGGATGCAATCCTCAATTATACACTTGTATTTAATGAGAGCATGATAAATGTCTCTGCATCTGAGGGACTTGACAAAGTGAAATATGCAATCTCAGACCTCGCAAGTGGGACTAAATACAATTTCAATCTCGTCACtgtatttgaaaatgtcaaaagcaCTGGAGTCAATTACACTTCTCACACTG ttccCTCACCCGTGGGTAATGTCGAAGTGTCTGAACGCTCTGTGACAAACATAACCCTGATGTGGCAGAGAATGAAAATTGACTGGGAATACTTGCTTGAAATTAACGGGGaaaaaatccttcaaaatgGTTCCATGGATAATGTGTCCCTTCCAATCAAATCTCTCCAGCCTGGAACAGAGTATCAATTCACAGTCATTACTATGTTCTCTGGACTTAGCAGCATTGCTTATAAAGGCTTCACAGTAACAG CCATAGACTGTGCAAAGGAAACCTGGCATGTAACTAACTCATCGATCCAAGGACTGGTTAAAGGCTTGTTCTCAAGTGCATTAGCCAGTAACAAATCAACCAACATAAATGGCAGTACTGGAGGTAGCAAAGTGTCATTTTCTGGACTTTACCCTGGCGCGACTTATGAGGTGACCCTTGcctatgagaaaaataacacgCAATTTGAGCAATGTAAACAGACTGTGACAATCA ttCCTCCTAATTTAATAGCTCGCTGTGAGTACGTGGCAGCAGGCTATTCTTTGTCTATCATCTGGAATAAACCAGATGGTGTCTGGACTTCAGTGAATGTGAACGTGACCGGGAAGTCTCCCGAAATTCTTGAAAATGGGGAACGGTCGCTGGAAATTTCTGGATTCCTACCTGCCAGAAAATATGAGGTGTCAATAGCTTCAGTGTCTGGGGATGTAAGAAGTTCTGATCCATTAGTTTTTACGTGTCTTACTGATCCAAGGG GAGTAATTGCTGGGTCATTCTTTGGGATTATGATTTTTGCTGTCTTGGTCTGTCTGGTTGTCTTCATTTTTCTAAAAAGACCGGATATTATCAG CCGGAAAAAACAGTTTATTAGTGGTTCCAGACAACCCAATAAAAAGACTAA aGCTATTCCTGTTGCAAAGTTTCCAGACCATTTCTACAAATTGGGCGCGGATGAGAACAGAGGTTTCAGCCAGGAGTATGAG AGCCTCCTGCCTGTTGGCACCGACCAAACACAAAATGCAGCCACTCTACCCGAGAACAAACCGAGGAATCGTTTCAATAATGTTCAGCCAT ATGACTGGTGTAGGGTGAAACTAGCTACTCCCAATTCCAATGGAAACTCTGACTACATCAACGCCAGTTACATGCCG ggttacagcagcagcaaagagtACATTGCCGCTCAGGGTCCTCTGCCCACAACAGTCAATGATTTCTGGAGGATGATCTGGGAACAACGAGTGAGGGGCATCGTTATGGTAACCAATTGCACTGAAGGAGGAAGG ACTAAGTGTGAACGGTACTGGCCTGCAGACAGTAAGCCTGTGTCTCACGGAGGGCTGATAGTAACCCTTAGGACTGAGCAGCAGGAGCCCAACTGGACATTGAGGGAATTTAGggtgaaaaat ACAAACAACTCAGAGGAGCGTACAGTGAAACATTTTCACTTCACTGCCTGGCCTGACCACGGAGTCCCTCAGGGTGCAGAAGTGCTGATCCAGTTCAGAGGACTGATGAGACGGCACATAGACAGCGATGGTGCTGGAGCACCAACTGTGGTTCACTGCAG tGCTGGAGTGGGGAGGACAGGCACTATCATGGCCTTGGATGTGCTGCTTCAGCAGCTAGAGAAAGAAAGAGCGGTGGGCATCAATGCCTTTGTGCACAAGATGAGACTGAGTCGCCCACACATGGTGCAAACTGAG TCTCAGTATGTGTTCTTGCACCATTGCATCATGGACTGCCTGAAGCCACATGAGAACACAGAAGAGAACATCTATGAGAATGAAGACATGATATACGCCAACGCCACTGCACTGCGAGAGTTTCGTCAACAAAGAACTTAA
- the LOC134871383 gene encoding receptor-type tyrosine-protein phosphatase H-like isoform X2, with product MKPLSFKIIDDFFLLCVFLSLLWGVTGTTTAASDKMMTATSPRTPTITLLTTLAATKTPPPNVQKVNVTSQNETSITLMWEKVYTNISTYFLQYDTGTNPKEKLINATVEGTSVTYQVTSLESATKYSFTLITLYNGVNSSGCSFEAVTAPPNAEGFRTVTQNETSITLRWDKVDSIHNYALGFNEKEIHVTASADPVQYTIPGLTSGTKYNFQLFTVFEGVRSTGVNLTAVTAPRSAGGFRTVTQNETSITLRWDKVDAILNYTLGFNGKEIHVTASADSEVQHTIPGLTSGTKYNFQLFTVFEGVRSTEVDLTAVTAPRRAGGFRTVTQNENSITLRWDKVDAILNYTLEFNGKEIHVTASADPEVQYTIPGLTSGTKYNFQLFTVFEGVRSTGVDLTAVTAPRRAGGFKNVTQNETSITLQWDKVDSILNYALGFNGTEINVTASADPKVQHTIPGLTSGTKYNFQLFTVFEGVRSTGVDLTAVTAPRSAGGFRTVTQNETSITLRWDKVDAILNYTLEFNGKEIHVTASADSVQYTIPGLTSGTKYNFQLFTVFEGVRSTGVDLTAVTAPRNTEEFKSVGQNETSITLQWNNLNKIFEYTLVLNETEILIAASEQPQLTHTISQLTSGTKYELRLFTVFENVNSTGVNYTAVTAPRNTEQFKSVGQNETSITLQWQKVDAILNYTLVFNESMINVSASEGLDKVKYAISDLASGTKYNFNLVTVFENVKSTGVNYTSHTVPSPVGNVEVSERSVTNITLMWQRMKIDWEYLLEINGEKILQNGSMDNVSLPIKSLQPGTEYQFTVITMFSGLSSIAYKGFTVTAIDCAKETWHVTNSSIQGLVKGLFSSALASNKSTNINGSTGGSKVSFSGLYPGATYEVTLAYEKNNTQFEQCKQTVTIIPPNLIARCEYVAAGYSLSIIWNKPDGVWTSVNVNVTGKSPEILENGERSLEISGFLPARKYEVSIASVSGDVRSSDPLVFTCLTDPRGVIAGSFFGIMIFAVLVCLVVFIFLKRPDIISRKKQFISGSRQPNKKTKAIPVAKFPDHFYKLGADENRGFSQEYESLLPVGTDQTQNAATLPENKPRNRFNNVQPYDWCRVKLATPNSNGNSDYINASYMPGYSSSKEYIAAQGPLPTTVNDFWRMIWEQRVRGIVMVTNCTEGGRTKCERYWPADSKPVSHGGLIVTLRTEQQEPNWTLREFRVKNTNNSEERTVKHFHFTAWPDHGVPQGAEVLIQFRGLMRRHIDSDGAGAPTVVHCSAGVGRTGTIMALDVLLQQLEKERAVGINAFVHKMRLSRPHMVQTESQYVFLHHCIMDCLKPHENTEENIYENEDMIYANATALREFRQQRT from the exons ggCGTCACTGGGACGACCACAGCAGCATCAGACAAAATGATGACAGCAACGTCGCCACGCACACCTACAATCACTCTATTGACAACCCTTGCAGCAACAAAGACTC CTCCtccaaatgttcaaaaagtgaaTGTGACGTCACAAAATGAGACCAGTATTACTCTCATGTGGGAAAAGGTTTATACCAACATCTCAACATACTTCCTTCAATATGACACCGGAACCAATCCCAAGGAGAAATTGATCAATGCAACTGTAGAAGGGACATCAGTAACATATCAGGTTACTTCTCTGGAGAGTGCGACAAAATACAGTTTCACTCTCATCACTTTGTATAATGGAGTCAACAGCTCTGGATGCAGTTTTGAAGCTGTCACTG CTCCCCCTAATGCAGAAGGTTTCAGAACAGTTACACAAAATGAGACCAGTATAACTCTGCGGTGGGATAAAGTGGATTCAATCCACAACTACGCACTTGGGTTCAATGAAAAGGAGATTCATGTCACTGCATCAGCTGATCCTGTGCAATATACAATCCCAGGACTCACAAGTGGAACTAAATACAACTTCCAGCTCTTCACTGTGTTTGAAGGTGTCAGAAGCACTGGAGTAAACCTCACTGCAGTCACAG CTCCCCGTAGTGCAGGAGGTTTCAGAACAGTTACACAAAATGAGACCAGTATAACTCTGCGGTGGGATAAAGTGGACGCAATCCTCAACTACACACTTGGGTTCAATGGAAAGGAGATTCATGTCACTGCATCAGCTGATTCTGAAGTGCAACATACAATCCCAGGACTCACAAGTGGAACTAAATACAACTTCCAGCTCTTCACTGTGTTTGAAGGTGTCAGAAGCACTGAAGTAGACCTCACTGCAGTCACAG CTCCCCGTAGAGCAGGAGGTTTCAGAACAGTTACACAAAATGAGAACAGTATAACTCTGCGGTGGGATAAAGTGGACGCAATCCTCAACTACACACTTGAGTTCAATGGAAAGGAGATTCATGTCACTGCATCAGCTGATCCTGAAGTGCAGTATACAATCCCAGGACTCACAAGTGGAACTAAATACAACTTCCAGCTCTTCACTGTCTTTGAAGGTGTCAGAAGCACTGGAGTAGACCTCACTGCAGTCACAG CTCCCCGTAGAGCAGGAGGTTTCAAAAACGTTACACAAAATGAGACCAGTATAACTCTGCAGTGGGATAAAGTGGATTCAATCCTCAACTACGCACTTGGGTTCAATGGAACGGAGATTAATGTCACTGCATCAGCTGATCCTAAAGTGCAACATACAATCCCAGGACTCACAAGTGGAACTAAATACAACTTCCAGCTCTTCACTGTTTTTGAAGGTGTCAGAAGCACTGGAGTAGACCTCACTGCAGTCACAG CTCCCCGTAGTGCAGGAGGTTTCAGAACAGTTACACAAAATGAGACCAGTATAACTCTGCGGTGGGATAAAGTGGACGCAATCCTCAACTACACACTTGAGTTCAATGGAAAGGAGATTCATGTCACTGCATCAGCTGATTCTGTGCAATATACAATCCCAGGACTCACAAGTGGAACTAAATACAACTTCCAGCTCTTCACTGTGTTTGAAGGTGTCAGAAGCACTGGAGTAGACCTCACTGCAGTCACAG CTCCTCGTAACACAGAAGAGTTCAAATCAGTTGGACAAAATGAGACCAGTATAACTCTGCAGTGGAACAACTTGAATAAGATCTTTGAGTATACGCTAGTGCTTAATGAAACAGAGATATTAATCGCTGCATCAGAGCAACCTCAATTgacacacacaatctcacaaCTCACAAGTGGGACTAAATATGAATTGCGTCTCTTCACCGTATTTGAAAATGTCAATAGCACTGGAGTCAACTACACTGCAGTCACAG CTCCCCGTAACACAGAACAGTTCAAATCAGTTGGACAAAATGAGACCAGTATAACTCTGCAGTGGCAGAAAGTGGATGCAATCCTCAATTATACACTTGTATTTAATGAGAGCATGATAAATGTCTCTGCATCTGAGGGACTTGACAAAGTGAAATATGCAATCTCAGACCTCGCAAGTGGGACTAAATACAATTTCAATCTCGTCACtgtatttgaaaatgtcaaaagcaCTGGAGTCAATTACACTTCTCACACTG ttccCTCACCCGTGGGTAATGTCGAAGTGTCTGAACGCTCTGTGACAAACATAACCCTGATGTGGCAGAGAATGAAAATTGACTGGGAATACTTGCTTGAAATTAACGGGGaaaaaatccttcaaaatgGTTCCATGGATAATGTGTCCCTTCCAATCAAATCTCTCCAGCCTGGAACAGAGTATCAATTCACAGTCATTACTATGTTCTCTGGACTTAGCAGCATTGCTTATAAAGGCTTCACAGTAACAG CCATAGACTGTGCAAAGGAAACCTGGCATGTAACTAACTCATCGATCCAAGGACTGGTTAAAGGCTTGTTCTCAAGTGCATTAGCCAGTAACAAATCAACCAACATAAATGGCAGTACTGGAGGTAGCAAAGTGTCATTTTCTGGACTTTACCCTGGCGCGACTTATGAGGTGACCCTTGcctatgagaaaaataacacgCAATTTGAGCAATGTAAACAGACTGTGACAATCA ttCCTCCTAATTTAATAGCTCGCTGTGAGTACGTGGCAGCAGGCTATTCTTTGTCTATCATCTGGAATAAACCAGATGGTGTCTGGACTTCAGTGAATGTGAACGTGACCGGGAAGTCTCCCGAAATTCTTGAAAATGGGGAACGGTCGCTGGAAATTTCTGGATTCCTACCTGCCAGAAAATATGAGGTGTCAATAGCTTCAGTGTCTGGGGATGTAAGAAGTTCTGATCCATTAGTTTTTACGTGTCTTACTGATCCAAGGG GAGTAATTGCTGGGTCATTCTTTGGGATTATGATTTTTGCTGTCTTGGTCTGTCTGGTTGTCTTCATTTTTCTAAAAAGACCGGATATTATCAG CCGGAAAAAACAGTTTATTAGTGGTTCCAGACAACCCAATAAAAAGACTAA aGCTATTCCTGTTGCAAAGTTTCCAGACCATTTCTACAAATTGGGCGCGGATGAGAACAGAGGTTTCAGCCAGGAGTATGAG AGCCTCCTGCCTGTTGGCACCGACCAAACACAAAATGCAGCCACTCTACCCGAGAACAAACCGAGGAATCGTTTCAATAATGTTCAGCCAT ATGACTGGTGTAGGGTGAAACTAGCTACTCCCAATTCCAATGGAAACTCTGACTACATCAACGCCAGTTACATGCCG ggttacagcagcagcaaagagtACATTGCCGCTCAGGGTCCTCTGCCCACAACAGTCAATGATTTCTGGAGGATGATCTGGGAACAACGAGTGAGGGGCATCGTTATGGTAACCAATTGCACTGAAGGAGGAAGG ACTAAGTGTGAACGGTACTGGCCTGCAGACAGTAAGCCTGTGTCTCACGGAGGGCTGATAGTAACCCTTAGGACTGAGCAGCAGGAGCCCAACTGGACATTGAGGGAATTTAGggtgaaaaat ACAAACAACTCAGAGGAGCGTACAGTGAAACATTTTCACTTCACTGCCTGGCCTGACCACGGAGTCCCTCAGGGTGCAGAAGTGCTGATCCAGTTCAGAGGACTGATGAGACGGCACATAGACAGCGATGGTGCTGGAGCACCAACTGTGGTTCACTGCAG tGCTGGAGTGGGGAGGACAGGCACTATCATGGCCTTGGATGTGCTGCTTCAGCAGCTAGAGAAAGAAAGAGCGGTGGGCATCAATGCCTTTGTGCACAAGATGAGACTGAGTCGCCCACACATGGTGCAAACTGAG TCTCAGTATGTGTTCTTGCACCATTGCATCATGGACTGCCTGAAGCCACATGAGAACACAGAAGAGAACATCTATGAGAATGAAGACATGATATACGCCAACGCCACTGCACTGCGAGAGTTTCGTCAACAAAGAACTTAA